The bacterium genome includes a region encoding these proteins:
- a CDS encoding ribose-phosphate pyrophosphokinase, which produces MTNNILKIFAGNASAALATEICEYLDVELGRADVKAFSDGETSVELGENVRGMDVFVIQSTCAPANTNLMELLILLDTIRRASAKRVTAVIPYYGYSRQDRKVRPRSPITAKLVADLITSSGAQRMLCIDLHAGQIQGFFNIPVDNLFAMPVLLDKVRESIPRNEDVVVVSPDAGGVERARAFAKRIDAGLAIADKRRERANISEIMKIVGDVKGKTAVIVDDICDTAGSLTQCAEAVMGEGANRVLAAIAHPVFSGPAMKRIQESPIERVIVTDTIPLRPETEAADRIEQTTVSHLLGEAIRRIHNEESVSSLFV; this is translated from the coding sequence ATGACGAACAATATTCTCAAGATCTTTGCTGGAAACGCCAGTGCAGCGCTCGCAACCGAGATCTGCGAATACCTCGATGTGGAATTGGGGCGTGCAGACGTGAAGGCGTTCAGCGACGGTGAGACTTCGGTCGAACTGGGCGAGAACGTGCGCGGTATGGATGTCTTCGTCATCCAGTCGACCTGTGCGCCGGCCAATACGAATCTGATGGAGCTGTTGATCCTGCTCGATACGATTCGCCGGGCTTCGGCCAAACGCGTCACGGCCGTCATCCCATACTATGGTTACAGTCGGCAGGACCGAAAGGTTCGCCCGCGCTCCCCGATCACCGCCAAGCTGGTCGCGGACCTGATCACGAGTTCCGGAGCTCAGCGCATGTTGTGCATCGATCTGCACGCCGGGCAGATCCAGGGCTTCTTCAATATTCCCGTGGACAACCTCTTCGCGATGCCCGTGCTTCTGGACAAGGTGCGGGAGTCCATTCCGCGCAATGAAGACGTGGTGGTCGTGTCACCGGATGCCGGTGGTGTGGAGCGCGCGCGCGCGTTTGCGAAGCGGATCGACGCGGGTCTGGCCATCGCCGACAAGCGGCGCGAGCGAGCCAACATCTCGGAGATCATGAAGATCGTCGGTGACGTGAAGGGCAAGACCGCCGTCATCGTCGACGATATCTGCGATACCGCAGGCTCCCTCACCCAATGTGCGGAAGCCGTGATGGGCGAGGGTGCGAATCGCGTACTCGCGGCGATCGCGCATCCGGTCTTCTCCGGACCGGCGATGAAGCGAATCCAGGAATCACCGATCGAACGAGTGATCGTCACCGACACGATCCCGTTGCGACCGGAAACCGAAGCGGCCGATCGGATCGAACAGACTACGGTCTCCCACCTTCTGGGTGAGGCGATCCGACGCATCCACAACGAAGAATCCGTCAGCTCACTGTTCGTATGA
- a CDS encoding 50S ribosomal protein L25 encodes MNRLELDVSVREGTGKGPARRLRSSGQVPAVLYGSDTAPVSLKIALRDLERVLQGGANSLIDLKGADQAKGKLALVKELQRDPVRRTPIHCDLLAVDTKKRLHVSVPIHLIGRAIGVEMGGVLEPLMRDVEIICLPLEIPDFFELDVSELDVGDSLHVSDLASSDVYEVVPDSSNTVVHVIAPRIEEEETPEGEEEEDAAADGEGAAPATPAEGGGDAGGDS; translated from the coding sequence ATGAACAGACTCGAACTCGACGTATCGGTCCGCGAAGGCACAGGTAAAGGCCCCGCGCGGCGCTTGCGCTCCAGCGGTCAGGTTCCTGCGGTGCTCTACGGCAGTGACACCGCTCCAGTCTCACTCAAGATCGCCCTACGCGATCTCGAGCGCGTGTTGCAAGGTGGTGCGAACTCACTGATCGACCTCAAGGGCGCCGATCAGGCGAAGGGCAAACTCGCTCTGGTGAAGGAGCTGCAGCGCGATCCCGTCAGGCGCACACCGATCCACTGCGATCTGCTCGCGGTCGATACGAAGAAGCGGCTGCACGTCTCCGTTCCGATCCATCTGATTGGAAGGGCGATCGGTGTGGAGATGGGCGGGGTGCTCGAGCCATTGATGCGCGATGTGGAGATCATCTGCCTGCCGCTGGAGATCCCCGATTTCTTCGAGCTGGATGTGAGTGAACTCGACGTCGGAGACTCGCTCCACGTCAGCGACCTGGCGTCTTCGGACGTTTACGAGGTGGTGCCCGACTCTTCCAATACAGTCGTCCACGTCATTGCGCCTCGTATCGAAGAAGAAGAAACGCCCGAGGGCGAAGAGGAAGAGGACGCTGCGGCCGATGGCGAGGGCGCCGCTCCGGCGACGCCAGCCGAAGGTGGCGGAGACGCCGGCGGGGACAGCTAG
- a CDS encoding DUF1844 domain-containing protein: MEDSEEVAGIGLPKMTFATLVLSLSTSVLVHLGVATEEGGSAPEQNLPMARQTIDILEVLKEKTAGNLTEEEGRLLEGVLHDLRMRFVEANKG, encoded by the coding sequence ATGGAAGACTCCGAAGAGGTCGCCGGCATCGGCCTGCCGAAGATGACCTTCGCCACTCTGGTGCTTTCGCTGTCGACCTCGGTGCTCGTTCACCTCGGAGTGGCCACGGAGGAAGGCGGCAGCGCGCCCGAACAGAATCTGCCCATGGCGCGCCAGACGATCGACATCCTCGAGGTGTTGAAAGAAAAGACGGCCGGCAATCTGACCGAGGAAGAAGGACGCCTGCTCGAAGGTGTGCTGCACGACCTGCGGATGCGCTTCGTCGAGGCGAACAAGGGCTGA
- a CDS encoding CDP-alcohol phosphatidyltransferase family protein yields the protein MIKSRMGADLDQTVRRIFPFVARLRIHPDVLTLVGAFVSGIAAVALAANHLFAGGLLLMVAGFFDLVDGVVARQQGLSSTAGAFFDSSIDRLSDLLVFGGLIAGAAGRGDVAGAVLGLWALSGSIMTSYTRASAEKRLNKLAVGFVERGERFGILILGALTGWIQLALFLVAIGSTITAIQRILEGRRLLRILEETGVDPTADDSDTTEESKTRESTEEISK from the coding sequence GTGATCAAGTCCCGCATGGGTGCCGACCTCGACCAGACGGTCCGGCGGATCTTTCCGTTCGTCGCGCGGCTGCGAATCCATCCCGATGTGCTGACTCTCGTCGGGGCGTTCGTGTCGGGGATCGCCGCTGTGGCGCTGGCCGCCAATCACCTTTTCGCCGGGGGCCTCTTGCTGATGGTCGCCGGCTTCTTCGATCTGGTCGACGGCGTGGTCGCTCGCCAGCAGGGCCTCAGTTCGACCGCCGGCGCCTTCTTCGATTCCTCGATCGACCGCCTCAGCGACCTCCTGGTCTTTGGAGGACTGATCGCCGGTGCCGCCGGGCGGGGCGACGTTGCCGGAGCAGTACTCGGCCTATGGGCGCTCTCCGGCTCGATCATGACCAGCTACACGCGCGCCAGCGCCGAGAAGCGGCTGAACAAACTCGCGGTTGGTTTCGTGGAGCGCGGCGAGCGCTTCGGCATCCTGATCCTGGGAGCTCTCACGGGCTGGATCCAGCTGGCCCTGTTCCTGGTGGCCATCGGCTCGACCATCACGGCCATTCAGCGGATACTCGAAGGGCGCAGGTTGCTGCGCATCCTGGAAGAAACCGGTGTGGATCCCACGGCGGACGACTCCGACACGACCGAGGAGTCGAAGACCCGGGAATCCACAGAGGAGATTTCGAAATGA
- the ispE gene encoding 4-(cytidine 5'-diphospho)-2-C-methyl-D-erythritol kinase: MIELRAPAKLNLGLELMARRPDGYHDIDTVFLPLRLFDRLEMELAPVSGIELTIRGAELAAGSDNLATRGAQAAARALDFSHGIRIRLEKHIPIAAGLGGGSADAAMAILGVELLSGGRLSDTRRSEIAREIGADVPFFLDPRPARGRGVGELLEPIGSMPEMWWLLGVFSFPISTPWAYSEASRQLTLPRDGSSIAALLGPKGISSDPPNDLEFAAARRHPEIREVRQALADVGATITGMSGSGPTVYGRFGDRDAARRAAMEVKLPEGVRTIAVSSPGSSQSDSSNDWGWGVAKR; this comes from the coding sequence GTGATTGAACTCCGCGCGCCGGCCAAGCTGAATCTGGGATTGGAGCTGATGGCTCGGCGGCCAGACGGCTATCACGATATCGACACGGTCTTCCTGCCCCTGCGCCTCTTCGATCGACTCGAAATGGAGTTGGCGCCCGTGTCCGGGATCGAGCTGACGATCCGCGGAGCGGAGCTCGCGGCCGGGTCCGACAATCTGGCCACCCGGGGCGCCCAGGCCGCCGCCCGGGCCCTCGATTTCTCCCACGGGATCCGGATTCGGCTGGAAAAACACATTCCGATTGCGGCTGGATTGGGGGGTGGTTCGGCCGATGCGGCCATGGCCATCCTGGGGGTCGAACTCCTCTCTGGCGGGAGGTTATCGGACACACGTCGCAGCGAGATCGCGCGCGAAATTGGCGCCGATGTCCCTTTCTTTCTCGATCCCAGGCCCGCTCGGGGCCGCGGAGTGGGAGAACTGCTGGAGCCGATCGGGTCGATGCCTGAGATGTGGTGGCTGCTCGGGGTCTTTTCGTTTCCGATCTCGACTCCCTGGGCCTACTCCGAAGCGTCCCGTCAATTGACGCTCCCGCGGGATGGGTCTAGTATCGCGGCGCTTCTGGGGCCCAAGGGGATTTCTTCCGATCCCCCAAACGATCTCGAGTTCGCTGCTGCGCGACGTCATCCGGAAATCCGGGAGGTGCGTCAAGCACTTGCTGACGTCGGCGCGACGATCACCGGGATGAGTGGAAGTGGCCCCACGGTATATGGAAGATTTGGGGATCGGGACGCGGCACGACGCGCTGCGATGGAAGTCAAACTGCCAGAAGGCGTGAGGACAATCGCAGTGAGTTCACCGGGAAGCTCCCAGAGTGATTCATCGAACGATTGGGGATGGGGCGTCGCCAAGCGGTAA
- a CDS encoding outer membrane protein assembly factor BamD gives MKFQPLTTGIPENQARGARSRASRLCETVGRRGGHRPVLSIALASWVTFVGLSFGCATTPPDEDLPSAERYYKRGLETLEGRRIFLFFHDIDYPKAIEYFQEVIDNYPYSEFATLAALQIGDIHFNAEDFEEARSFYQDFVELHPTHEKVPYAIYRNGLCSFAQMREADRDQEATGAAIEQFSALIERYPGTDAAEEARTKRKTAEDRLAEREIIVGDFYFERGEYHAAIPRYRGALSTYPTHARRPYTIARLGTSLKRIRRYREAEQLFRSVLGFEDLEDELVDEIRAELQDLAAIESEGNYLLPESCTTDPNPACN, from the coding sequence GTGAAATTTCAGCCACTTACAACCGGTATACCCGAAAACCAGGCGCGCGGGGCCCGGAGCCGCGCATCGAGGCTTTGCGAAACGGTCGGTCGGCGGGGGGGGCATCGGCCCGTTCTGAGCATCGCCCTCGCCTCGTGGGTCACCTTTGTTGGCCTGTCTTTCGGTTGCGCCACCACGCCACCGGATGAAGATCTGCCGTCTGCCGAGCGCTACTACAAGCGGGGACTCGAGACCCTGGAAGGCCGTCGCATCTTCCTCTTTTTCCACGATATCGATTACCCGAAGGCCATCGAGTACTTCCAGGAGGTCATCGACAACTACCCCTACAGCGAGTTTGCGACCCTCGCCGCACTCCAGATCGGTGACATCCATTTCAACGCCGAGGACTTTGAAGAAGCGCGGAGCTTTTACCAGGATTTTGTCGAGCTACATCCGACCCACGAGAAGGTCCCGTACGCGATCTACCGCAATGGGCTGTGCTCATTCGCGCAGATGCGCGAGGCTGACCGGGATCAAGAAGCTACGGGTGCTGCAATCGAACAGTTCAGCGCATTGATCGAACGCTACCCGGGAACCGACGCGGCCGAAGAAGCGCGTACCAAACGCAAGACCGCCGAGGATCGACTCGCCGAACGGGAAATCATCGTCGGCGATTTCTACTTCGAACGCGGCGAGTATCACGCCGCGATCCCGCGTTACCGAGGAGCGCTGAGCACCTACCCTACGCATGCCAGACGGCCCTACACGATCGCCCGACTGGGTACCTCGCTCAAGCGCATTCGTCGCTATCGCGAGGCGGAGCAGCTCTTTCGTAGCGTGCTCGGCTTTGAGGATCTCGAAGACGAATTGGTCGACGAAATCCGAGCGGAACTCCAGGATCTGGCCGCGATCGAGAGCGAGGGCAACTACTTGTTGCCGGAGTCGTGCACGACCGACCCCAATCCCGCCTGCAACTGA
- a CDS encoding aminoacyl-tRNA hydrolase — protein sequence MFLIVGLGNPGKRYRDTPHNAGFQVCDRLADRYGLGDEVQKHQGLFWRGRLLNQDVGILKPQTFMNLSGESVGEAMRYLPVQPEDMILVYDDMDIPSGTLRLRKKGGHGGHNGIRSVIEHLGSKDFARLRVGVGRPGREGATGHLLSKVRSEEREVFAKTVDLAADAVEAFIKDGIEAAMNRYNGLVANDEEQEGTK from the coding sequence ATGTTTTTGATCGTCGGACTCGGAAATCCGGGCAAGCGCTATCGCGACACACCGCATAACGCCGGTTTTCAGGTCTGCGATCGGCTCGCCGACCGCTACGGGCTCGGCGATGAGGTGCAAAAGCACCAGGGGTTGTTCTGGAGGGGCAGGCTCTTGAACCAGGACGTTGGAATCTTGAAGCCGCAGACCTTTATGAACCTTTCGGGCGAATCGGTCGGAGAAGCCATGCGCTACCTCCCCGTCCAACCCGAGGACATGATTCTGGTGTACGACGATATGGACATTCCTTCGGGTACACTGCGTCTCCGAAAGAAAGGTGGGCATGGCGGTCACAACGGAATCCGTTCGGTGATCGAGCATCTGGGCAGCAAGGATTTCGCTCGACTGCGCGTTGGAGTCGGTCGTCCCGGCCGCGAAGGGGCGACGGGACATCTTCTTTCCAAGGTGCGTTCAGAAGAACGAGAAGTTTTCGCGAAGACCGTCGATCTGGCGGCCGACGCGGTTGAAGCCTTTATCAAAGACGGAATTGAAGCGGCGATGAACCGATACAACGGTCTTGTCGCCAATGACGAGGAACAGGAGGGGACCAAGTGA